The genome window aataaatgctgaaaaactaaattgttcattgttagctagtGTCAGCTAATGCATTTAGTAAGTTAGTTTATAAagttagtttcggttttaaagtaagaaacgacattcaaaggtcacgaacaggcaaattggtttaatcatttgtaaatataatgtcatatatgttattaaaagacatatttataattcatttttgagtaatgttaaactgcccctctcaaaatgatttgcagcatccgggttacagggtgttattagttttgagcggttgttacaacccttggaatgtcgcgactggccaatcagaatcaagcattcaaatgcgCCGTGTAATAACTAaagttaacaaatagcaccttattgtaaataCCCATTATTTCATAGAAAGGGATTTCTCATAGTGTACGATGGGATCTATAATTATGCCTAATTTTGGTTAATTTGGTAAATAAACGTGCTGTAAGATATAATAATATGGCAACATAGTCTGAAGTGAGTCTTCTGAAGGTTTAAAAGACAAACTGATTAAACTGACTAAAATCATATGTTCAACATTCACAAGACTAAAAGTGGTATGCATTACACTATATCACAGAAGAATATGGAGAAAGTGCACATATGTTCACAATGTGGCATGGGTTTAGATTTGCAGATGCGTAATGTAGATTAATAATGTCAACATATGGCGAACATGTATAGACATACAGTAGAAGGCAATATTTTCGCTTTTGAGTGACACAATCCCTTTCATAGTTTTGCTTGTATTTTGCGTGCATCTTTGTTGTTGAAAATGCTGTTTTCTCTTTCAGTTTCCTCATCTCATCTATGGAGCGGTGGCGTCCTCTGCTCCTGTTCATGCCCAGCTGGACTTCAGCTCATACAATAAGgtgaaacatgaagaacatgTGCCTCCCtaccaacacacacaaaaacacttgaaacattacttttacaattacatatttacacttttattttttgtatcgtTCAGTGTAATATTTCTACATAATTAAAGACTTTATATGAGTCTTTACTTCATGTATGTATAAAGTATTGAATTAACACAATGCAATAGTTCCATTTAGAACAATTAACTTTAACTTTCACTATGAAATGCTTTCAGAATTATTGTTCACTGTTAGTTTATAATAGCTGATATGCATTGTCTAATGTAACAAATTGAACCCAATTGTAAAGTGTAAACTGCCTAAATTTATTTTCCAattcattgttttattacattaaaaaaatgtaagcataTTAAAGTAATGGGAATTAGGAATGAAATGTGCATAATTGTCACCATGATAAAGTCCAAACGGTTTATAAGAACTCAAAATTTTGATATGAAGTTGCATTGATGGACGTGTGTTTTGGTTTGAAATTTCAACCTCTCACTGGTTTTGCATGAAatctcattttgtttttttgcaggtGGTTGGTCGTAGTCTTATGAAAAAGGCAGTAGGAGGCTCTAAAAAGGTAAAGCCCTTTTACCAAAACAAGTTTTGTGTGTTGGTTTGcaagtgtaaatgtgtgttgtaGTGTTTAACAGAAGTGAGAGAGGCGTTTGCCGCAGTGGAGGCCGCTCTGCTGATGGGTAATGAAATCCAGCTTGCCAAAGACTTCGGCTGCTGTGAGACCCCCATAGAACCACAAGACAAGACTGAGCTGATGCAGAGTTTAGCTGACATCTTCATGGGCACCGTCCAGTACAATGAGGAGGGGGTTGCATTCAACATCGAAGAGCTTTGTCACATTATGACCAATAAGAGCGAAGCTTATAACCAGAAGGAGGAGGCTTATGACCGTCTCATCAAACTAGTGGAGGTACAGCGCAACAGTTCTTGATCTCATGTGGAatctttaaaagtgttttatgatAGCTGTTACAGTTTCACTCGTTTATTCTGGACTTCTTACGTTATTCTATACTGAAGTTTGTTTTACActaccatttaaaaaatgtagggcCATTTGCATGAATGTACATTAGCTATATATATGAAAAACCTACCACattgcacaaatgtaaatgtaatgtcacCGAACTGCTACAGTTCtgcatcccacaatgcaatgcgtTTCACTGTGTGCTTTCATTAAACCAGAAGTAATAATAGCTCTAGACTAGCTGTTACTAACTAAATCTAACAATATTCTATTGTCATATTGCTCAGGTGTATTTCCAGGAACAATATCATATGTTACCAGCAGAGGGCACCACTGGCTCTGCTTTTGCCTGCTTCTATCATAAACGCCACATCTCCTCTTGATTACATTTAATACACCATATTCGAGTTAAAAATACCTTAGAGATGtgattttagtttgtttagatTCTCTTACAATAGCAATGAACACAACCAAAGCAAGCACCCTAGCAAAAGATGAGTGTAAAACTGATAGTCTGGCAGGTGCAATGGTACCAGACTGCATGTCTTTAACACACAGTTGTGTATGTGATCGTGTGTTCAGATGTATCGTGCAAGGGTGGACGCACCTTGTCTGGATGTCTCTCATGAGAAGTTTGTGCTTGAACTCAATAGCACCACAGTTAGATCCAGTTATAGGCCGTGGTTGTACCAGACCTGCACCGAGTTTGGCTTCTGTGAGTATTACACTCTCCCTCTATTCCTACTGCTTTGATTAAACAGGTAATATTAAGAatacacatatttatttaataatacagtacattcatAACTTTGTTGTActaaaatttgtattattttaagtaaaatCATTCATTTAGGCTTGGTTTCACTcacttaaggctagtcccagactaaaatgaattgccctgacatattttaaaataaatattttttgtctcaagatgcacaccaggaaatgcatttttataaaagcaacttaaagggatacttcacccaaaaatgaaaattctgtcatcatgtactcaccttcgagttgttccaaatctgtataaatgtctttgttctgatgaacacagagaaagatatttggaagaatgcttataaccagacagatcttgacccccattgactcccagagtaggaaaaattacaatggtagtcaaaagtgccccagaactgtttgctgtcctacattcttcaaaatatcttctgtattttttcctactatgggagtcaatggagggcaagatctgtttggttataagcattcttccaaatatctttctctgtgttcatcagaacaaagaaatgtgtacagatttggaacaactcgaaggtgagtaaatgatgacagaattttcatttttgggtgcagtGTCCCTTTAACATCCTAATTTAACATAGGCCTGGCTCAAGCTAAGCCTTGCCTATGAAACCGAGTCTAAATGATTTAACTTTTCTTAGTAATTTTGTAAGTtcattttgtactttttaacTTCTGTGTTGGTTTACGGAGCAGATCAGACATGTGAGGATGATAGCTGCCCTTTCTCACACACGATAAACCTCCAGTCTCAGGCCGAGCTCTGTTCTCAACTCTTCAACATCCCACAGTACAGTCTGCCTGTCTACATTGACTTCACCAACCAGTATTATGGAGGAAACCGGCCACAAACACAGCGCGTGCTGTACGTCAACGGTGAGCGTCtggcatttacatttttacgctGAGCAcaatattttgttattaattCACACCGTTTGTCACCACAATTGAGGCTTAACACagtcttttaaaatcaaaatttaaAGTGTCTTTATCCCCCATGAGTGTTATAACATTATCTGAACCATAAAAATTCGTTACCTTTTCTCACCAAGGCAACATTGATCCATGGGCGGAGCTAAGCGTGACCTGGAATGACACTACGGTGGACAATGACAGGGTCATTCTTATTAATGGCACTGCACATTGTGCTGACATGAACCACCATAAAGCTCTCGACAAACCTGTGCTGCACCGGGCCAGAAaggtaaaaatactgtacaaaacagtGTGTGAACAGAGATATTccattatatgaaatattttggaTTAGGAAGCCGACATTGTTTTTCTATTCATCATATTTTATGTTGTTATCTTCGCAGGAGATTGAAAGACGTGTGGCCATGTGGCTTACAATGCAGAATGGCACTACATGATTTATTCAGATATTTTGACATCAGCATTAGTAGCTTCAAATTTACGCTTTTGCATATTGCTCAGCCACACCAAAAGATATCAGTATAGCAAAGAGCACCGCCTCTCTCCTTCGAAAGAAAAAATGACACAGGGCCTTTGTTATCAACACCCTTGTTTACATTTGCAGTACCAGAATACAATTCTTGCTTTTCCTACAGTATGCTGACCATGCAAGGTATGCAAATGTGATCGCTCTAAAAGTCTTAATATGCCATCAGAAATGTATTTGCAAAAGAGATTACGGCTCGTCTTAAATTGCttacatgtttttaaacataaatcaaaAATATACTTTGCCAATAAAATTTGTGAccttggaccacaaaaccagtcttaagcagcacaggaacattttagtaatagccaaaaatacgtTGTAttggtcaaaatgatcgatttttcttttatggcaaaaagcatttggatattaaataaagatcatgttccgtgaagatattttgtaaatttcctaccgtaaatatattgaaacttcatttttgtgagtaatatgctatgctaaggacttcatttggacagctttaaaggcgattttctcaatattttgatttgtttgcaccctcagattccagattttcaattTGTATCTCAGCCAAATGTTgacctatcctaacaaaccacacatcaatggaaagattatttcttcagctttcagatgatgtaaaaatctcaatttcaaaaaaattgacccttaaagggacactgcacccaaaaatgaaaattctgtcatcatttactcacccttgagttgttccaaatctgtatacatttctttgttctgatgaacacagagaaagatatttggaagaatgcttattaacaaacagatctcaacacccattgactccaaggaaaaaatacaatggtagtcaatggtgccccagaactgtttgctgtcctacattattcaaaatgtcttcttttgtgttcaactgtacaaaaaatgtattaagtaatttttcctaccatgggagtcaatgggggacaaaatctgtttggttacaagccttCTTCCAAATAcagtatctttctctgtgttcataagaacaaatacatttatacagatttggaacaactccaaggtgagtaaatgatgacagaattttaatttttaggttttgttgtccagtgtcACATTTGTATTTAAAGCTGCATTCTCTATAAAAAGCCTTTCCATagatactttaaaaaaacatttaagtgacaaaaaaacaccagatttattttttctaatatgACAACACGACAGCACATGCAACATGGTAAAATAATGTGGCAACATCTTAACTACTTCACATGCTTTTAGGGAATAGTAGTACACACTACACAACATTCACAGTactacacatgcacacattaaATGGTAAAACTCACCTTCGGTGTACATTAAAAGGTTATTACGATGAATTTGAATGACTTCATTTACAATTATGATAaagatttagttttatttttcttatacgTCTTTGGAGGTTTGTTGGATTTTTCTTGCGTTAACAACACAATTTACTTGATTTTCCAGCTTCTTAACTTCTAACATCTTGAACTAAAGTAGGTAACACATTACAATAAGATTTTATTTGTTATCATTCATAAATAGCTAACATGAACCAATAATGAGCAAtattatatacaatattatACCTATTATATAGCATTTATTAAGCTTTGTTAATGTCAATTAAATGTTAATGCCTATACAATTGCTCATGTTAGTCCACTGTGCATtaacaaatgtaacatttaacaCTTTggattttaaacatgtttgaaCTCAACATCAACTAAGATTTGGTTCATGTTGACAAAATCTTTATATGCTCTCTTACTTgtcagtcactttggataaaagcgtctgccaaatgaataaatgtaaatgtatgtaattgTCAttcataaatgctgtagaagtactgctcattgttagttcatgtttacTAAAGcattactaatgttaacaaatgcaacttCATTGTAAAGTTTTACAATGTAACAAGTAAAACCCTTATTATTTAAGTAAGTAATGTGTGAAATACATTAATGTTGTTTTACTCTCAACAAGGCACAAATGTGATAAAACACACCTTGAAAATGATAAGTATGATTATGGAGTTCTGTGCTTCAAAGTTGAAATGAAATTTCACCTCATGACAATTTGTTTTTACAGCAGGAGGTGCTGTTGGTATGTCACCTCATTCCTATCCACAAACCCACAGTATCGGCCATAAAAGTGATGATGGTCGATGTGTAAATACTTAcgagaatgaaaataaaatgcatcGCACGAGTAAGTGGTTGCTTCAAATGTGATTTAGCATCTTATTGAGTCGTCTACCTTATAGACGAGTCTTGTAAACGTTTGTACTGCACAGTTTTAGGAAGTAAGCTTTATTCACTATTTCTAGGTTCTATGTTAAAAACAAGGACATCATTTAGATATTCCCATATATTGCGCCACAATCAATGTCAATATCACTATCCAATGATCTGTAGATGATGGGATTTATCAATAGTTAATATGCACTTTTTACAAATAGGAGCATGTGAAATACTGTCTGAACAACAGCAGAAACAGAAAATCAATcatatggtgtgtgtgtgtgtgtaaggtgaGCAAGAGGCAGTTGTTCCAAGGCCAtctgcttgtgtgtgtgagggggtGGTTCAGGGGACAGGGGGTGTGTTCGGTCCCTGCTGTTTGGTCCTGCCTCTCGCTGATTGATGATCTTCACTCCCCCGGGGTCGACCAGGTCACGACCTCCCACCACTGACCCCCCCACTGAGAGAGCTCATTCAGCgcccctgctctctctctctctatcacacacacacacacacacacacacacacacacacacacacacgcacacacacgcacacacgcacgcccCACACTATGCAGTCCACTTTGCTCTCTTTACCCCTTTCGCtttcaaacacacatatttatatatacacaagTACAAGTGGACATGGTATACTGAAATTACGTTTAAAATCTATTTGtaacaacatttttatgattattatttagCATTACGATTTTTCATTGAGAGACtacttttgaaaatgtatttataacacCACAGGAATATTTGAAAACACTGCTCAAAAGACATAGATTCATATATTTTTGTGCTAATGGTAATTAGTTACAACATTTCTTcatcttttataaaataaaatgtatacattttatattgacTTGATAGAATATCTGTTATTTGATATTTCAATAATTCTTATGTAGgctttgtttttattgattgaTATAGTCATTTATGAAAGACATTTTGTAGACTTGAATTTTGATGTGTAATCCATTTGTTATGCATGAAAGGTGTGTAAATGTGACTGACATCATTTAACCACGGGAAAGAGGTCCTGGTAGTGTACTACTCCGGAAATGACATGACTATGCATTGCATTTCATTAAAAGCGGCCAACAAACGCAGCTTGATCACATTACTGCAACAAGATAAGCAGAAGCTAAGAGGCTGACACAgaagtctctctctttctctttctctgcctTTAGCCTGTTCCCTTGATCAATGAGCAAGTGCCAGAGCCACAACTATTAATCAGGGCCTATCGGCTATCTGTCTCCCACAACAACCAATCACAGCGGCCCGACAGCTACTCCATAACAAATGGAGCAGGGCGGTGAGGCGGTGGGGAGGGGTGGAGGCATACTTTATCTGATCTTAGCCAGGTCACAGCACAACGACACTTACAGATGACTCCAAATGCTGATTGaaaacacacgcgcacacacacacacttgtgtaAACAGGGGTGCCATGCTACACTGTACACATTTGTGTCGCAGGCACATGCTTTTCGTGTAGTTTCAGCATGAAAAGATATGAATTTCATGACCCTAAATATATTTAATCGTGAGACATTTTGGTAGTGTGCCAAGACATCTGTAAcattaaaaagaagaaaaaaacacattttaaagttaataaaaattaagaaaatcttttttttttagaaaatttaAATAGCATTAAGTATATATAGCTGcgcaaaaaaaatgaagagaccattacaaatgttcatttaatcatcatctCTAGATgtattttaacaaaattaaacctcaggagtgacattaagtcatccaacagcaatgtgaacgaCGACTGACAGAGTGACATGACACTTGAAAACTGtcataaaaatcaaggttatctcgttaaaaaatcattttggaacttttcctaaatgcatTTAGAAATATGGCTGTTGTGTTGCTCAAAAGTGAATGTGAGCAACACAACCTGTTTCACCTGTTTCTTTAGTTTTCcctttctgcaaataaatgcaacacatttttttatttggtagaaatattgtttacaaaatgaaacaaaatgatcattttacctatcCTAAATAGTAGGGATgtcacaatatcaaaatctcactgtacgataagaCCTCGTTATAAAGTCCCCAGTacgatatttattgcaatattacaAATGacgacttggaaacgtgccataagcttcctcttttctttttcctctaatcataactgttgcttagaggtatgagttatagtatgagatgggtcaaatgacctaaaaataccctttttaaaataaaataatgccaCCGGTTCGCCCTACcgaaggtaacatctattattttttctaacatactctatgttaggcccggaagacctatcatttcacgtgaccacgataatattgagacaattttgctattgcgataacacgatatccataatattgttacatccctaataaatagtacattttggAATGGTCTCAATTTTTTCCAGCTTTATCCAGCCACCTTATTTTTGAAAGCGTAAGTAAACGACGTGACGTACTTCCGTTTTGTGTTAAGACTTCCATATTATTAGCCGGCCGGTAGAAAACAATGGAAGTGTGTCGCTGCGGGAGCACGCTCAAAACGCTTTTAAAACAGCAATGATGAATATTTTTCACACCCGCGATGTATTACACAGTGGGAGGATGAAGTGGCCTGATATATATTATGAGGATTTATTCAATTACTTCGTATTGTCTCTCGGAGTTGGCGGGTCTTCGATGCGCAAGCACACAAGCACAGACGTACCAGTGTTACATGCACAGTGGGAAAATCCGTCGAAATTTGTACATGACGGACCAcgaatttgtgtttttaaaagcagatgtgaATACCAGTCAAAGTGGCAGTCAAACTAATTAACGTAAGAACGGAGACGGCAGGTCTCCACCGAGCTGCAGCATCCatcacaactttttaaaaacaactcaaaacatactaaccaataactgtctgtttttatgtctaTTAAATAAAGACAATGATTCATGTTAttcattctctccctttcttCAGCTTTAACCCTCCTAGTAACATGGCATGGTAAAGGCTAGCAGCAGTAGCGATAGCACAATACATCTGGCTTacatctatttgacgtctgcatttacatctgcaagacatctgcaatacgtagtttgctcatctgcaatatgtctcggagacgtctgaacgtctgtaatacatctgctaaagatctggagatctgctgagtaaaaacatctgctaaacatcttagaaagagctgctttacatccattctaaatcataaacatcttacagacatcttctagaggtctatatgacgtctgacagcagacatctccaagacgtattgcagatgagcaaacaatgtattgtagatgtcttgcagatgtaaatgcagatgtcaaatagacgtaagccagatgtatgtgtgctatcagggtactgtatagcgtgttgacaaattgttaaatgttctttggataaaagtgtctgccaaattaatgaaaatgtgATGTAATGACAGGGCAAGTCCAAACATGCAGTTGTGATCGTCTGGCAGGTAGGTTTGCTTTAGCCTATTAGGGTTTTAACTGATAAACAGCTACATTTTAGCTACTGCTAATACTATTATTATACCACTCTACTGTTTTAGTTGTGCTAACTCTCCCCGTAAACTCCTGCcttttaacgtttattaataaACGTTAGTAAGTAATAGTTTATTAGTAATTGTAGTCAATAGGTCAATTGTCCAGGAGAAAGGGAATCCAGTAGGCTAATGAATAATGGATGCCGATCATAGGGTGCGCGACATCCAGATTCAGCTCTGGTGCGTGTATTATGGtcaaagcaaatgttttgtagacattttttgcGTTTTTACCGG of Triplophysa rosa linkage group LG14, Trosa_1v2, whole genome shotgun sequence contains these proteins:
- the LOC130565181 gene encoding thymus-specific serine protease, with protein sequence MIMLSMMRCVTVMLLIDLVCAGRLLWRMKERLHNIQQVRIKQQVMTHPSTAIPKEGRIHQPLNHLDIKNAKTFPQRFFVNDIYWQRSDGPVFLYIEGEGPLSKFSVLYGHHVEMAERQGALLVALEHRFYGESINPDGLETEQLKDLSSQQALADLAVFHRYISQRFGLSYKNIWISFGGSYAGALSAWLRGKFPHLIYGAVASSAPVHAQLDFSSYNKVVGRSLMKKAVGGSKKCLTEVREAFAAVEAALLMGNEIQLAKDFGCCETPIEPQDKTELMQSLADIFMGTVQYNEEGVAFNIEELCHIMTNKSEAYNQKEEAYDRLIKLVEMYRARVDAPCLDVSHEKFVLELNSTTVRSSYRPWLYQTCTEFGFYQTCEDDSCPFSHTINLQSQAELCSQLFNIPQYSLPVYIDFTNQYYGGNRPQTQRVLYVNGNIDPWAELSVTWNDTTVDNDRVILINGTAHCADMNHHKALDKPVLHRARKEIERRVAMWLTMQNGTT